A region of Enoplosus armatus isolate fEnoArm2 chromosome 14, fEnoArm2.hap1, whole genome shotgun sequence DNA encodes the following proteins:
- the sugp1 gene encoding SURP and G-patch domain-containing protein 1 isoform X2 has protein sequence MESSDAGRGGWKSKPVQPQKNKMNMNILRQEKLIAQKKKEIEAKMAEQAKKNVQTTSKPIPPSPPSLQGASSNKFANDGSFLQQFMRMQKEKSNNVSGSTSDTKMPSTSTSSPGGNALQKKSILVGKRPGLGVSSMLSQFKSYSQSKKNPVLSQRPSVFCSPDDEDEEEEADYSRFLEMKVSPPEDSDTRLIIDKMASFVAEGGPELERKAKEDYKDNPVFSFLYDKGSIEYLYYKNRVADLRKDLLRPENTSNNVDAETQQVAEKLARFVAEGGPEVEAIAAERNRNNPAFSFLYQDQSPAYRFYKEKLQEYRAAASQSSSPPVAESRTDLQRPAAPPLLGIPPPLNPVSLPHIHGAETPPVKRKRKSRWGSEDDKVELPIPPVIIPPEINVPDANTPSLSAQELRGLGYKKGKPLGLVGVTELSEDQKRQLKEQQEMQEMYDMIMKHKRAMAEMQVMWEKAMRDHQHEYDSDEEVDQQAGTWEHRFRKLEMEKTREWAESLTEMGKGKHFIGDFLPPEELEKFMETFKALKEGRDPDYSEYKEFKLTVENLGFRMLMKMGWKEGEGLGNEGQGIKAPVNKGITAMNGAGFGVDRPAELSKSDDEYDAFRKRMMLAYRFRPNPLNNPRRPYY, from the exons GGCGCGGAGGATGGAAGTCCAAGCCTGTCCagccacagaaaaacaagatgaacaTGAATATTCTCCGCCAAGAGAAGCTGATAGctcagaagaagaaggagattGAGGCCAAAATGGCAGAACAAGCAAAAAAGAATGTGCAAACCACAAGCAAACCAATTCCTCCAAG TCCTCCCAGTCTTCAAGGAGCTTCCTCAAACAAGTTTGCAAATGATGGAAGCTTCTTACAGCAGTTCATGAGGATGCAGAAGGAGAAATCCAACAATGTGTCTG GTTCCACCAGTGATACCAAAATGCCCTCAACCTCAACTTCATCACCAGGAGGAAACGCACTCCAAAAAAAGAGCATTCTTGTTGGCAAGCGGCCTGGCCTCGGAGTCAGCAGCATGCTTAGTCAGTTCAAGAGCTACTCACAGTCCAAGAAGAATCCTGTTCTCAGCCAGAGGCCAAGTGTGTTTTGTTCTCCagatgatgaagacgaggaagaagaggctGATTACTCCAGATTCTTAGAGATGAAAG TCTCTCCCCCAGAGGATTCAGACACCAGACTCATTATCGACAAGATGGCCTCTTTTGTGGCAGAGGGAGGACCTGAGCTGGAGAGAAAGGCCAAGGAGGACTACAAGGACAATCCTGTTTTCTC ATTTTTATATGATAAGGGCAGCATCGAGTATCTCTACTACAAAAACAGAGTTGCAGATTTGAGAAAGGATTTGCTAAGACCTGAGAATACATCAAATAATG TGGACGCGGAAACCCAGCAGGTGGCTGAGAAGCTGGCCAGGTTTGTGGCAGAGGGTGGTCCGGAGGTGGAAGCCATCGCTGCTGAGCGCAACCGAAACAACCCTGCCTTCAG TTTTTTATATCAAGACCAAAGTCCAGCCTACCGCTTCTACAAAGAGAAATTACAGGAGTATCGTGCTGCAGCCTCCCagagctcctctcctccagtaGCAGAGTCTAGGACAGACCTTCAGCGACCAGCTGCACCGCCATTGCTAGGAATCCCTCCACCGCTGAACCCCGTCTCTCTACCCCACATTCATGGCGCAGAAACTCCGCCTGTCAAACGAAAAAGAAAGAGTAGATGGGGGTCTGAGGATGACAAAGTCGAGTTGCCCATTCCTCCTGTCATCATTCCTCCGGAGATTAATGTTCCAGATGCtaacacaccctctctctctg CCCAGGAGCTGAGAGGTCTTGGTTATAAGAAGGGGAAGCCTCTTGGTCTGGTAGGAGTGACAGAACTATCTGAGGACCAGAAGAGACAACTCAAAGAACAGCAAGAG ATGCAAGAGATGTATGACATGATCATGAAGCACAAGCGTGCGATGGCAGAGATGCAGGTGATGTGGGAGAAGGCCATGAGAGACCACCAACACGAatatgacagtgatgaagaagtGGACCAGCAGGCAGGCACCTGGGAGCATCGTTTCCGAAAGCTGGAGATGGAAAAGACCCGTG AGTGGGCAGAATCTCTGACAGAAATGGGTAAAGGGAAACACTTTATTGGTGACTTCCTGCCCCCTGAGGAGCTGGAAAAGTTCATGGAGACCTTCAAGGCACTCAAG GAGGGCCGCGACCCAGACTACTCAGAGTACAAAGAGTTCAAGTTGACGGTGGAGAATCTCGGTTTCCGGATGCTTATGAAGATGGGCTGGAAGGAAGGTGAAGGCCTCGGCAATGAAGGACAGGGCATCAAGGCTCCTGTCAACAA GGGAATTACCGCTATGAACGGAGCAGGGTTTGGAGTTGACCGCCCAGCCGAGCTCTCAAAAAGTGACGATGAATATGATGCTTTTAGAAAGAGGATGATGCTTGCTTACCGCTTCAGGCCCAACCCACTG aatAATCCACGGAGACCATATTACTGA
- the sugp1 gene encoding SURP and G-patch domain-containing protein 1 isoform X1, whose protein sequence is MESSDAGRGGWKSKPVQPQKNKMNMNILRQEKLIAQKKKEIEAKMAEQAKKNVQTTSKPIPPSPPSLQGASSNKFANDGSFLQQFMRMQKEKSNNVSGSTSDTKMPSTSTSSPGGNALQKKSILVGKRPGLGVSSMLSQFKSYSQSKKNPVLSQRPSVFCSPDDEDEEEEADYSRFLEMKVSPPEDSDTRLIIDKMASFVAEGGPELERKAKEDYKDNPVFSFLYDKGSIEYLYYKNRVADLRKDLLRPENTSNNVSPPVDAETQQVAEKLARFVAEGGPEVEAIAAERNRNNPAFSFLYQDQSPAYRFYKEKLQEYRAAASQSSSPPVAESRTDLQRPAAPPLLGIPPPLNPVSLPHIHGAETPPVKRKRKSRWGSEDDKVELPIPPVIIPPEINVPDANTPSLSAQELRGLGYKKGKPLGLVGVTELSEDQKRQLKEQQEMQEMYDMIMKHKRAMAEMQVMWEKAMRDHQHEYDSDEEVDQQAGTWEHRFRKLEMEKTREWAESLTEMGKGKHFIGDFLPPEELEKFMETFKALKEGRDPDYSEYKEFKLTVENLGFRMLMKMGWKEGEGLGNEGQGIKAPVNKGITAMNGAGFGVDRPAELSKSDDEYDAFRKRMMLAYRFRPNPLNNPRRPYY, encoded by the exons GGCGCGGAGGATGGAAGTCCAAGCCTGTCCagccacagaaaaacaagatgaacaTGAATATTCTCCGCCAAGAGAAGCTGATAGctcagaagaagaaggagattGAGGCCAAAATGGCAGAACAAGCAAAAAAGAATGTGCAAACCACAAGCAAACCAATTCCTCCAAG TCCTCCCAGTCTTCAAGGAGCTTCCTCAAACAAGTTTGCAAATGATGGAAGCTTCTTACAGCAGTTCATGAGGATGCAGAAGGAGAAATCCAACAATGTGTCTG GTTCCACCAGTGATACCAAAATGCCCTCAACCTCAACTTCATCACCAGGAGGAAACGCACTCCAAAAAAAGAGCATTCTTGTTGGCAAGCGGCCTGGCCTCGGAGTCAGCAGCATGCTTAGTCAGTTCAAGAGCTACTCACAGTCCAAGAAGAATCCTGTTCTCAGCCAGAGGCCAAGTGTGTTTTGTTCTCCagatgatgaagacgaggaagaagaggctGATTACTCCAGATTCTTAGAGATGAAAG TCTCTCCCCCAGAGGATTCAGACACCAGACTCATTATCGACAAGATGGCCTCTTTTGTGGCAGAGGGAGGACCTGAGCTGGAGAGAAAGGCCAAGGAGGACTACAAGGACAATCCTGTTTTCTC ATTTTTATATGATAAGGGCAGCATCGAGTATCTCTACTACAAAAACAGAGTTGCAGATTTGAGAAAGGATTTGCTAAGACCTGAGAATACATCAAATAATG TCTCCCCCCCAGTGGACGCGGAAACCCAGCAGGTGGCTGAGAAGCTGGCCAGGTTTGTGGCAGAGGGTGGTCCGGAGGTGGAAGCCATCGCTGCTGAGCGCAACCGAAACAACCCTGCCTTCAG TTTTTTATATCAAGACCAAAGTCCAGCCTACCGCTTCTACAAAGAGAAATTACAGGAGTATCGTGCTGCAGCCTCCCagagctcctctcctccagtaGCAGAGTCTAGGACAGACCTTCAGCGACCAGCTGCACCGCCATTGCTAGGAATCCCTCCACCGCTGAACCCCGTCTCTCTACCCCACATTCATGGCGCAGAAACTCCGCCTGTCAAACGAAAAAGAAAGAGTAGATGGGGGTCTGAGGATGACAAAGTCGAGTTGCCCATTCCTCCTGTCATCATTCCTCCGGAGATTAATGTTCCAGATGCtaacacaccctctctctctg CCCAGGAGCTGAGAGGTCTTGGTTATAAGAAGGGGAAGCCTCTTGGTCTGGTAGGAGTGACAGAACTATCTGAGGACCAGAAGAGACAACTCAAAGAACAGCAAGAG ATGCAAGAGATGTATGACATGATCATGAAGCACAAGCGTGCGATGGCAGAGATGCAGGTGATGTGGGAGAAGGCCATGAGAGACCACCAACACGAatatgacagtgatgaagaagtGGACCAGCAGGCAGGCACCTGGGAGCATCGTTTCCGAAAGCTGGAGATGGAAAAGACCCGTG AGTGGGCAGAATCTCTGACAGAAATGGGTAAAGGGAAACACTTTATTGGTGACTTCCTGCCCCCTGAGGAGCTGGAAAAGTTCATGGAGACCTTCAAGGCACTCAAG GAGGGCCGCGACCCAGACTACTCAGAGTACAAAGAGTTCAAGTTGACGGTGGAGAATCTCGGTTTCCGGATGCTTATGAAGATGGGCTGGAAGGAAGGTGAAGGCCTCGGCAATGAAGGACAGGGCATCAAGGCTCCTGTCAACAA GGGAATTACCGCTATGAACGGAGCAGGGTTTGGAGTTGACCGCCCAGCCGAGCTCTCAAAAAGTGACGATGAATATGATGCTTTTAGAAAGAGGATGATGCTTGCTTACCGCTTCAGGCCCAACCCACTG aatAATCCACGGAGACCATATTACTGA
- the sugp1 gene encoding SURP and G-patch domain-containing protein 1 isoform X3, with amino-acid sequence MESSDAGRGGWKSKPVQPQKNKMNMNILRQEKLIAQKKKEIEAKMAEQAKKNVQTTSKPIPPSPPSLQGASSNKFANDGSFLQQFMRMQKEKSNNVSGSTSDTKMPSTSTSSPGGNALQKKSILVGKRPGLGVSSMLSQFKSYSQSKKNPVLSQRPSVFCSPDDEDEEEEADYSRFLEMKVSPPEDSDTRLIIDKMASFVAEGGPELERKAKEDYKDNPVFSFLYDKGSIEYLYYKNRVADLRKDLLRPENTSNNVSPPVDAETQQVAEKLARFVAEGGPEVEAIAAERNRNNPAFSFLYQDQSPAYRFYKEKLQEYRAAASQSSSPPVAESRTDLQRPAAPPLLGIPPPLNPVSLPHIHGAETPPVKRKRKSRWGSEDDKVELPIPPVIIPPEINVPDANTPSLSAQELRGLGYKKGKPLGLVGVTELSEDQKRQLKEQQEMQEMYDMIMKHKRAMAEMQVMWEKAMRDHQHEYDSDEEVDQQAGTWEHRFRKLEMEKTREWAESLTEMGKGKHFIGDFLPPEELEKFMETFKALKSS; translated from the exons GGCGCGGAGGATGGAAGTCCAAGCCTGTCCagccacagaaaaacaagatgaacaTGAATATTCTCCGCCAAGAGAAGCTGATAGctcagaagaagaaggagattGAGGCCAAAATGGCAGAACAAGCAAAAAAGAATGTGCAAACCACAAGCAAACCAATTCCTCCAAG TCCTCCCAGTCTTCAAGGAGCTTCCTCAAACAAGTTTGCAAATGATGGAAGCTTCTTACAGCAGTTCATGAGGATGCAGAAGGAGAAATCCAACAATGTGTCTG GTTCCACCAGTGATACCAAAATGCCCTCAACCTCAACTTCATCACCAGGAGGAAACGCACTCCAAAAAAAGAGCATTCTTGTTGGCAAGCGGCCTGGCCTCGGAGTCAGCAGCATGCTTAGTCAGTTCAAGAGCTACTCACAGTCCAAGAAGAATCCTGTTCTCAGCCAGAGGCCAAGTGTGTTTTGTTCTCCagatgatgaagacgaggaagaagaggctGATTACTCCAGATTCTTAGAGATGAAAG TCTCTCCCCCAGAGGATTCAGACACCAGACTCATTATCGACAAGATGGCCTCTTTTGTGGCAGAGGGAGGACCTGAGCTGGAGAGAAAGGCCAAGGAGGACTACAAGGACAATCCTGTTTTCTC ATTTTTATATGATAAGGGCAGCATCGAGTATCTCTACTACAAAAACAGAGTTGCAGATTTGAGAAAGGATTTGCTAAGACCTGAGAATACATCAAATAATG TCTCCCCCCCAGTGGACGCGGAAACCCAGCAGGTGGCTGAGAAGCTGGCCAGGTTTGTGGCAGAGGGTGGTCCGGAGGTGGAAGCCATCGCTGCTGAGCGCAACCGAAACAACCCTGCCTTCAG TTTTTTATATCAAGACCAAAGTCCAGCCTACCGCTTCTACAAAGAGAAATTACAGGAGTATCGTGCTGCAGCCTCCCagagctcctctcctccagtaGCAGAGTCTAGGACAGACCTTCAGCGACCAGCTGCACCGCCATTGCTAGGAATCCCTCCACCGCTGAACCCCGTCTCTCTACCCCACATTCATGGCGCAGAAACTCCGCCTGTCAAACGAAAAAGAAAGAGTAGATGGGGGTCTGAGGATGACAAAGTCGAGTTGCCCATTCCTCCTGTCATCATTCCTCCGGAGATTAATGTTCCAGATGCtaacacaccctctctctctg CCCAGGAGCTGAGAGGTCTTGGTTATAAGAAGGGGAAGCCTCTTGGTCTGGTAGGAGTGACAGAACTATCTGAGGACCAGAAGAGACAACTCAAAGAACAGCAAGAG ATGCAAGAGATGTATGACATGATCATGAAGCACAAGCGTGCGATGGCAGAGATGCAGGTGATGTGGGAGAAGGCCATGAGAGACCACCAACACGAatatgacagtgatgaagaagtGGACCAGCAGGCAGGCACCTGGGAGCATCGTTTCCGAAAGCTGGAGATGGAAAAGACCCGTG AGTGGGCAGAATCTCTGACAGAAATGGGTAAAGGGAAACACTTTATTGGTGACTTCCTGCCCCCTGAGGAGCTGGAAAAGTTCATGGAGACCTTCAAGGCACTCAAG TCTTCTTGA